A genomic region of Oryza glaberrima chromosome 1, OglaRS2, whole genome shotgun sequence contains the following coding sequences:
- the LOC127780256 gene encoding uncharacterized protein LOC127780256, whose protein sequence is MLNLHTIRMSIPSLHRSSPYRCALLKRKRSCIRACSSEDDGSDASSSLGGDKRQQEVLAKIAMLQAQKVRITSFLDERSAYLTKFAKDADTEFDLIGQNAMKELDEVGDQIMERLDSKMQAFEETAEVQRQEIEMNERVLEDFEDWIEKEKNEGMFFKSLGKVKPRNKKELTVKPIPKLEAQKVKDIAKESAGSKTRMNIYLGLMAILGLTIANAVFATPEVEWRKVAALGLIFIGLVAQVIYEQDISSPEAEKKGGKEE, encoded by the exons ATGCTTAATCTTCACACCATTAGGATGTCCATTCCTTCGCTACACAGATCCTCCCCATACCGATGTGCGCTGCTAAAGAGGAAGAGATCTTGTATCCGTGCCTGCAGCTCTGAAGATGATGGATCCGATGCTTCGTCGTCGCTTGGCGGAGACAAACGCCAGCAGGAGGTCCTTGCGAAGATCGCAATGCTTCAGGCGCAGAAGGTGCGCATCACAAGCTTCTTGGACGAGCGCTCTGCTTACCTGACCAAGTTTGCGAAGGATGCGGACACCGAGTTCGATCTGATTGGCCAGAACGCCATGAAAGAGCTTGATGAAGTTGGGGACCAG ATAATGGAGAGGCTGGACAGCAAGATGCAGGCCTTTGAGGAGACTGCTGAAGTTCAAAGGCAGGAGATAGAAATGAACGAGAGGGTGCTTGAAGACTTCGAAGATTGGATTGAGAAGGAGAAAAATGAAGGTATGTTCTTCAAAAGCCTTGGGAAGGTGAAGCCTCGCAACAAGAAGGAACTCACGGTAAAACCAATACCCAAGCTAGAAGCACAAAAGGTCAAAGATATTGCAAAAGAAAGTGCAGGATCAAAAACTAGGATGAACATTTACCTTGGGCTCATGGCAATACTCGGGCTTACAATTGCAAATGCCGTCTTCGCAACACCTGAGGTGGAGTGGAGGAAGGTTGCAGCTCTGGGTCTAATATTCATTGGTTTGGTTGCTCAGGTCATCTACGAGCAGGATATCTCATCACCAGAAGCTGAAAAGAAGGGAGGAAAAGAAGAATGA
- the LOC127780245 gene encoding pentatricopeptide repeat-containing protein At3g09060 produces MPPAKLDPDPPPIHHLLELIKSEPDATAALAHLELLVSTRPAFPPPQPLLFHLLRRLATSSPSHLPRLLNLLPRLRHRPRFSESAALVVLSAFSRAIMPDAALDAFRALPSILGCNPGIRSHNALLDAFVRARRFSDADAFFASLSHGAFGRRIAPNLQTYNIVLRSLCARGDLDRAVTLFDSLRRRQVAPDRITYSTLMCGLAKQDRLDHALDLLDEMPRSRVQPDVVCYNALLGGCFKAGEFEKVMRVWDKLVKDPGARPNLATYNVMLDGLCKFGRFKEVGEVWERMVANNLQPDVITYGILIHGLCRSGDVDGAARVYSEIIKTGLVIDAAMYNSLVKGFCQAGRVQEAWKFWDSAGFAGLRNLRTYNIMIKGLFDSGMVDEAIELWDLLEKDVACIPDTVTFGTLIHGLCQNGFANKAFTIFEEARVSGKQLDVFSYSSMINGLCNVGRLVDAVKVYEKMDKDGCKPNSHIYNALISGFCQVYRTSDAVRIYSKMADNGCSPTVITYNTLIDGLCKAEKYQEASSVAREMVENGFTPDITTYGSLIRGLFSDKKIDDALSIWKQILYKGLKVDVMMHNILIHGLCSAGKVDEALHVFSDMKEKKNCPPNLVTYNTLMDGLYETGYIDKAATLWTSITEDGLEPDIISYNTRIKGLCSCDRIHEGIQLLDEVLSRGIIPTVITWNILVRAVIKYGPIQV; encoded by the coding sequence ATGCCGCCGGCGAAACTCGATCCCGATCCGCCGCCCATCCACCACCTCCTGGAGCTGATCAAGTCCGAGCcagacgccaccgccgcgctcgcccaccTTGAGCTCCTCGTCTCCACCCGCCCGGCCTTCCCACCGCCCCAGCCGctcctcttccacctcctccgccgcctcgccacctcTTCCCCGTCccacctccctcgcctcctcaACCTCCTCCCGCGGCTGCGCCACCGCCCGCGCTTCTCCGAGTCCGCGGCGCTCGTCGTCCTATCCGCCTTCTCCCGCGCCATCATGCCCGACGCCGCGCTCGACGCCTTCCGCGCCCTCCCTTCCATCCTCGGCTGCAACCCCGGCATCCGCTCCCACAACGCCCTCCTCGACGCGTTCGTCCGCGCCCGTCGTTTCTCCGACGCGGACGCGTTCTTTGCCTCCCTCTCCCATGGCGCCTTCGGCCGCCGCATCGCCCCCAACCTTCAGACCTACAACATCGTCCTCCGCTCTCTCTGCGCCCGTGGCGACCTCGATCGAGCGGTCACTCTGTTCGACTCCCTGCGACGCCGCCAAGTTGCTCCCGACCGCATCACCTATTCGACCCTCATGTGCGGGCTCGCGAAACAGGACCGCTTGGATCACGCCCTCGacctgctcgacgaaatgccgaGGAGTAGAGTTCAGCCTGATGTCGTTTGTTACAATGCACTCCTCGGTGGGTGTTTTAAGGCCGGTGAGTTCGAGAAAGTCATGAGGGTGTGGGACAAACTGGTTAAGGACCCAGGTGCAAGGCCCAACCTCGCTACTTACAATGTGATGCTTGATGGATTGTGTAAGTTTGGGAGATTCAAGGAGGTGGGTGAGGTCTGGGAAAGGATGGTGGCAAATAATCTCCAACCAGATGTAATTACCTATGGGATCTTGATCCATGGTTTGTGCCGATCTGGAGATGTGGATGGTGCAGCACGAGTATACTCTGAGATTATCAAGACTGGGCTTGTTATTGATGCTGCCATGTATAATTCACTCGTCAAGGGGTTCTGTCAAGCAGGGAGGGTACAGGAAGCTTGGAAGTTCTGGGATAGTGCTGGGTTTGCAGGGCTTCGTAATTTAAGAACTTACAATATAATGATAAAGGGGCTCTTTGACAGTGGTATGGTTGATGAGGCTATAGAGTTATGGGACCTATTGGAGAAAGATGTGGCTTGCATTCCTGACACAGTGACTTTTGGCACTCTGATCCATGGATTATGCCAGAATGGCTTTGCTAATAAGGCATTTACAATATTTGAGGAAGCTCGAGTCAGTGGCAAACAATTAGATGTGTTCTCATATTCATCCATGATCAATGGATTATGCAATGTTGGGAGGTTAGTTGATGCGGTTAAAGTATATGAGAAGATGGATAAGGATGGGTGCAAACCGAATTCTCATATTTACAATGCACTAATAAGTGGGTTCTGCCAAGTATACAGGACTAGTGATGCTGTTAGAATTTACAGCAAGATGGCAGACAATGGTTGTTCTCCTACAGTCATCACATACAACACTTTAATAGATGGTCTGTGTAAGGCTGAAAAGTATCAAGAAGCTTCAAGTGTTGCAAGGGAAATGGTAGAGAATGGCTTTACACCAGATATCACTACTTATGGATCGTTGATCCGTGGCCTTTTTAGTGACAAGAAGATTGATGATGCTCTTTCTATTTGGAAACAAATTCTTTATAAGGGTCTCAAGGTTGATGTGATGATGCATAACATCCTAATCCATGGCCTTTGTTCTGCTGGCAAAGTTGATGAAGCTCTCCATGTTTTCTCAGAtatgaaagagaagaagaattGTCCCCCAAATCTAGTGACTTATAACACCCTGATGGATGGACTTTATGAAACTGGCTATATTGACAAAGCAGCAACTCTCTGGACCTCCATAACAGAAGATGGGTTGGAACCAGACATAATTTCATACAATACAAGAATCAAGGGCCTATGCTCTTGTGACAGAATACATGAGGGGATCCAGTTATTGGATGAGGTTCTCTCACGAGGCATTATACCGACTGTAATTACATGGAATATACTTGTCAGGGCTGTAATCAAGTATGGACCTATCCAAGTATAA